TGATTAACTTGAAAGATCCATTAGATAAAAATTAAGATAAACAAGAAATAGTGGATaatctattatttattttattgtcaaaCTTACCGTTCGATTCTTCgagtaaaattaaaattattttaattacaatattAAGTGTGaacataaattattaatttttgtgaaaatgatattttattcgtcatatattaaaacttaaCCGTAAAATGACTTTTCTACACTACACATTAACTagaataaaattcttgaattcttGGATCACAATGAGTCGGCCCTCTCATAGAGTACTAGAAGCTCACACCATGAGAGGCAAAAGGATGAAGTTTTATTGATGGGTTCGAGTAGAAGACACTTTTGATTCGTTTTGGGGCGGCCGGAATAGTCTAATTCCTTCCTCAGATTTACTCCTGTCCAGATCACCAATCGAGCAGCGTGTTTTTTGTAAAAggaaaaaccaagaaaaataaaattagaggCAAAAGGAGTGGCAACGGTAGTTTTTGATTCATAGGACTCGAATTTCTTCACGAAGTTGTGCTTCACGCTGCGCAGTAGAGTAGGGGTGTGACGAAAAGGGTATCCGGCTTTGCATTCGGTGGACAAACAGCATTATAAAAACCCAGGAAGGGATGTTCGCACTTCGAATATCTGCCATGGCTACAAACAGTTCGAGGGCTGTTCTGCCCTTTGGATTCCTTCATTCCATCAATATCAATAGCAAAGTCAGTTGTCTCCCAACCATCCCGCTTTCTGCTCCTTTCATTTCCACAGGTCATTTCGATATATTCTCTGTTTGTATTTGGTTTGGATTTACACAATCTTTTTGAAGTGCCCATTTGTCAGAACAGTTGGAAACAATGCGGGTTAAGTtgtattttgagttttgtgcaACACAGATAAGCTAATCTTCGTTAACCTGTATAATTTGATGGACGAAGTGATACATTTTTCGGTTtcaatgttttttatttttgtgaaaagAGAGTCTTGCGTATCCTTTTTGCTTTGTTGAGCATTATGTGTTCTTGTTTATTTTAGTTATGAAACTCTAGATGTATTCCGTTAACTGATGCTAGTGGCGGTATAGATTTCAGTTGTAAAtggtattttttttgtttgtcttATGGAGAAGGCAGTGATTAATAAGTTAGGAAATGTTTATAGATAGTTAGTAGATTCAATAACTTATGGATTGGGGATAAAATATGACCATATCTGTGCACTACTGTTTAGCTTGCTTGGTAGAAGGTTGCCTATCATTGTTCTAATGTTGCTGCTATTCAGAATGAAaactatcaatattcaatcaaTGCATGAATTCATTTGTAGTGTCGATAAAGTTGAATGAATTAACTTGGTGCTCTAATTATTACAAGTACGGTTTGATGACTTGCACAGTTGATGATGTTTTTGCGACACAGCGATTCGTATATGCCACAGTGCACAGGCTGTGAAGGGTAATACTCATATATTTCTCGGAGGAGTAGCAGACAAAGACACAATCGAAGATGTCAAGCGAATTGTTGAAATGGTATTGTCTTTTTGATTATTCAGATTTCCACTCTCTCCTCTACCCTTAAGCAGATAATGATTCTTTAGGTTCATGGTTGCCTCAACTTGAGGATTGCATTGGCAGAGCTCTGACGTTATTGTGGTGTACATagttgtgtattttattttttttatagaaatatagttgcatattaattttttgtttctcGTTTCTCAGGCAAATCGAGCATTGTCAAGGCAAGAAGTTTGCCATACTGATTTCCTTACACCAACTGTACTAAAGGAATCAATGACGGTCTTGGATAAGTTTGTGGACATCAAAATGGTAGCCCAGGGAGGATACCCAGAGGTTAGGAATGCTTAATTTCTTTTCTATTCAATCATTCAATGGTTAATTGTCTAAAAATTTCCGTTGACATTTGAATCCTCAAGGCTGAGCGATGCCGTCTCTCAATAGGACATCCAGATATTTTGCCATCTGATCCTGACATTGTTGCAGCACTCAAGTCAGTTGCTTTATGCCTCAATAATGTTTTTGTGAGCGAATCTGCAATTTTGCATAGTACTGACATATCGCTTGTTGACTGCAAAATGACCTCACTTTCCAGTGTATCAGGAAACTTTGGATTTGGATCCTGTTCCCATGGTGACTTCCTTGGGTCAATTCTTGGTACTGGAATTGTGCGGGATAAGGTGGGAGACATAATATTGCAGGTATCATTTTAGTATATCCTGTTGTAAGTTGATACTCCTATTTCGGTAAGTCTATATTGTACTAAAAgctttaaaatttgttttttcacaATTGTGAGAAGACTGAGATGTCcttatttaaaatttcttacccaacatataaattaaggatgatattttaaatgttaatttattttttgttaactTAACTGAAGTCACCTTAAAAAATTTCTTGATGGAAAATGCACACGTGTTAAAAGTATCAACTTCATTTCTTATTGTGCTGGCAGCCATGTGCATTTTCCATCTGCTGTTGTGAAGCTTGTTACTATAGTCAATACTGTGAATAATGCACCgaaaaaaaatgaaggagaaaGACTgcattgcttttttttttttttttttttttttttttttcatatatgatTCAGATCTTACTAGTGTTAAATAGAAGAAGCGTGCAATACCAAATCTcataaataagaaaataattctaatcctaaaattactaaaatagaataaaatcaTGCCTATTTTATCGACAAATACGTTGATTGAAAATTGTTCTGACCGGAAAATTCCCTTTTAATAATAAAAGGAAATGTCAACGTGACAACATTGATCAAAATTTGAACTACtagataacaaataaatatcgtTGGCTGTTTTTTCTGAGGTAGTTAACAAGTTGGGAAATGTTTTAAGGTCCATTGGATCATCAAATTATAACAGTTAGCTTTTGAAAAGAACGTTCTTCATTTGAAGAATTCATAGTGTGCATACAATTGGGAATGAAATATATGAGCTTCTGTGTTTCAATTTGGGTGGAATTTAATCTTTTTAATATTTGAGCTTCTGTTTTTGGTCATTTAGGGAGAAATGGGGGCTCATGTTCTCGTAGTTCCTATATGAGCTTCTGTGTTTCAATTTGGGTGGAATTTAatctttttaatatttgaacTTCGGTTTTTGGTCATTTAGGGAGAAATGGGGGCTCATGTTCTCGTTGTTCCAGAACTTGTTGACTTCCTTGCATCTTCATTGAACAAGGTAGATGGTTTTTCTAGTAATGCTTTGCGGTGTTGAACCATTTTTCCTGCTGAGTAGTAATTGAGGAGCTTTATTTGTTTTGTAGTAGTTGCTTATTTTCAATAATGCTTTGTAGTGTTGAACCACTTTTCCTGCTGAGGGGTGAttgaagagttttattttttatttttcatcacTTGAATGTTACTTATCATTTCATCTcttagataaaataattaaaatcaaccATGTTTATAGATTCCTACAACTAATGAATCATCGACGAGTGGTTAAGAATCTGTTGAGGGTTTATAACAAATTAACAAACAAATATTCCTTTCTGAGCACTGAAAATCTATCCACTAAATCTTGCCAGGCTAAGCACCCAAAAGTTGTATGGGTAAAAACTTTGTGGACTGGAGTAAACTTTGGCTTGAGATTATATTATCATGCTTTGATGTTGGGCTTGAAATTGGATCCTTTACTTGTCCCCTCAAGCTGAATGGGGGTTGAAGAACAACACTGAGCTTGTCACGGAATCGAGTAAACACATAAGCAAATAATGGTTTTGTAAGAGCATTTGCGACTTGATCAAACGAAAGAACATATTGAACACTAAGTTGCTTCGACAACACTTTCTCTCGAAAAAAATGAAGATTCAACTCAAAATGTTTAGTTctagagtgaagaactggatttgTACTAAGAGCAATAGTGCTCACGTTATCACACCACTAAACAGGAACTCTAGGTTGTTGCACGTGAAGTTCTTTTAACAATGATTGAATACAAAGTAATTCAGAGGCTGCATTAGCCAAAATTCGATATTCAGCTTCGGTATTGAATCCAGAAAAAACATGTTTCTTCGAGTTCCAAGCTATTGGCGAATTACCTAGAAACCAACAGAAACCCGACTTGAACGTCGATCATCGGGGTCATTCCCCCAGTCCGCATCACAATACCGTGAATGCGAAAGACAAGGGAAGAACGTAGGTGAACACCATAATCCAATGTGCCTTTGATATATCGAAGAATTcgtttcacagctttccaacgAGTGAGTAGTGTGCATAAACTGGCAAACTCTATCTACGCTATAAGCAATTTCTGGTCGCGTAATGGTTAAATATTTCATGCTCCTACAGTACTTTGGTACAAAGTCACTTCTTCAAAAGAATCCACATTGCTTATAGAAAGTTAACACCTGGGGACATAGGTGTTGGCAAAGGATTAGCTTGATGCATCTTAGTTTTCAAGAGTAGATCATGTGCATATTTAGACTGAGAGAGAAACAACGAACAATCAGAACACCTTTGTACTTCGATGCCCAGAAAGTATGACAAATCACCAAGATCTTTTGAGAGAGAATTGAGTGTCCAAATCAGGAATAATCTGCTGTATTTGAACTCGATCACTTCATGTTTTAACAATGACATAGACAAGAATATAAATAACAGATGTAGAAGCAATTTTAATGAACAAAGAAGAATCATCGTGCGATTTGGTAAACCTCATAACCAAAGAGCAGTCTGTAATTTATCGAACCAGGCTTGGGGAGCTTGTTTGAGCCCATAAAGAGCCTTGTGTAACCTGCACAAGAGAGGAGTACCACCATTTTGAACTTCGAATCCAGGTGGCTGCTGCGTGAACGTAACCTCAATAAGAGAACCATTTAAAAAGTTAACACAATGCAGATAGTTATTGGTTTAACAACTGGGCTAAATGTTTCAATATAAAGTAAGCCTGGTGTTTGCGAGTAACCCTTCACTACAAGTCTGGCTTTGTGCCGAGCAATAGACTCATCAGGATTCGTCTTGAGTTTGAACACCCATTTACACCTGACTTAGACCTGGTAACCGTATGATGTGTATTCATAGGAGAAGAGAGAGGCATGTCCTCTTCGATATGAACAAAAGAATGTGAAGGAGCAACAGTAGAAAATTGATTCGAGCTAGAAAAAATACCAAAAGAGGTTGATAATGGACTAGACATAGAGGTAGGAATAGATGGGCTAAAAATGGGACTAGAGGAATTCGAGGAAGAAACATGGGGCAGAAATAAAAGAGATGGAGATGGACACTTATCAACAAAGGACTTTGAAGTTTGAATGAATTTGGAGGGAGGAAGCAAAAGGAAATGAGGACTCATCGAAAAATGTCGTGAAACATATATCCGACCATTGGAACTAACGCATTTATGCCTTTTGTGCTGAGTGCAAGAACCTATGAAAGTGTAGGAATAGACCTAAACTCAAGTTTGTGACGATTATAAGGACGTAAACAAAGGAAATACAAGGATCCAAAATTTTTTAGAGAAGAATAATATGGGACTTTGTTATATAGTCGAGTAAGAGGGATATCCCCAGAAAGTGAAGTTGTAGGTAGTATATTGATAAGATGAACGACGTTGAAAAAGCATCCGCCCAAAAGTGCAAGAGCATAGATGCATGAGATAAAAGCGTAAGCCCCATTTCCACAATATGTCGGTGTTTGCGTTTGACAACACCATTCTGTTTGGATGTGTAAGTACATGAAAAACGATGATTTATCCCGTGATTTTGAAGAAAGGACGACAGGGCTTTGAATTCATGCAAAATCcctttggtccaataccaatcatgagctttCCTAAGCTGAATTTGTATAATCCTTCATGCAAAATCCCTTTGAGAAGAATCGCATCGGTTGCTAGATCcttcaaataacaaaaattaggATGAAACTCAAAAAAGAATATCAGCTCGTACAAATTTGCTGACACTTGAGAGATTCTTGATTATGTGTGGGACTCGTGAcaaattttttaatagaaaCGAGTGTGATGAAGAGGATAAAAAGTTAGAATGTCCAACATGAGATTTTGCACGTTTGGCTGATGACCACCAGATTGATTTTGATGAGGCCCAAAATTATATCCTCCATTTTTCATGTGAAAGGGCACAAAATCCTTGTCAAATCGATAATAACATTTTTCGGCAACATGCCCAGTGACGCCACGTATTTGATACACGGATCGGCCAGAGGAGTATCACAACCACGAGAGTTTCTCCCTCGATCCCTACCACGATGAAAGGACGTAGGAGTTTGAGGAGGAAACTTAGATTTATTCTGCGAAGGGAAGGTCGCTGCATTCACTGAAGGAGTTGTGCTATTAGTGTTAGGAGAATATGACTCTATCTTGCCTTCGTGAGCCACTAAAAGAGCACCAACATAAAAAACTGTGAGGGATTCAACTGGAGATTTAAAATGGACTACGACCGAGTCATTTCCAAGTCCGACGCCACCCAGAACATAGAGAACTTGATCCTCCTCGGAAATGGGATATCCACAAGCTGCCAAGATATACATGAAGTTTTTCGTCTTCCCCGGATAATCTTTCATGCTGAGATTCCTCTTTTCCAGAGTTTGAAGCTGAAGTTTATATTGCATTATTTTGGCCCTCGTAGGGCACACTAGTCCACAACTGCACAGAGGATAAACAACCAATCATTTGGTTTTGGACACTTTCCGTCATGGAAGCTAGGAGAAACGAGAACAACCGATCTCGTTGACACCAAGAAATAGAAGCTAGATCGACCATCTCGGTGCCATGTTCAATTATTACAACATTTTGAGGAACATGAGGATCATTAAGAATGAAGATTCTAGTCCTAATCCACGAATACCAGCGAGAATCTGGAGATTCCAAAGAAGAAAATTATCATCGCTcaatttcacaaaatttatttggtttgcTGGGTTATTATTAAAATGTTGTGACTACTGAGGGAGTTAGACTGGGTGGCGGAACCATTCGGAGATGTGGTTGCCGCCATGTTCTCTGATGTCAAGTTAGAAAACTAAAGAAGATGATATATCTTGGAAGATAATGAAAGATTTCATTTTGTCTcttagaataaaataattacaatCAACCATATTTATAGATTCTAAAATAATGAACCATCGACAAGTGTTTAAGAATCTGTTGAGAGATTGTAACAAATTAAGAAACAAATATTTCTTTCTGAGCACTCAAAATCTATCCATTAAATCTTGCTAGGCTAAGCACCTGAAAGTTGTATGGGTTGAGATTTTGTGAACTGGAGTAGACTTGGGCTTGATTATCATGCTTTGATGTTGGGCTTGATGTTGGATCCTTCACTTTCTTTGTTAAGTTTCCGTGTCATTACCTGCTAAGTTTATTCAGCTTCCTTGATAATTAATCTCGAGTCTGAAAACGGTTCACTATGATCCTAACACCCTTATAGCATAATAATCCATTGATGCTTGGTTAAAAAgtataatgaaaaatgaatgtTTACGAGCCAGCGATTTACCTTTGTGCAACATTTAGGGTGAATAAATCATTTGCTGTTTATCTGTCATGTTTGCAGGTTAGAAATGTTTCAGTCACCTGTGTAAAGATGCCATTGCTTGCTATTGAATACGAACCACCAAGGTTCTGGCTGTGATTTTCTTTAAGGTTTACAAAAATTTGTCTTCTAGCATCACCAGCAATGATCCCATGTGCACTGACCCTCACAGGACTAGGTCTCTTAAAACTGTGGAAGCATCACTGAGACTTGATGCTGTTGCTAGTGCTGGCTTCAAAATTTCTCGATCAAAAATGGCTAGTTTGGTCAGGTATGCACCATTAATTTCTTgtcttttgatttttaaaatggagTTATGCAAAGCGGTGCGGGTTAAAGGCCTTCAAGAATAAGGCTTGTGATACTAAGCTAAATGAAAGGGGAAACTAATACATGGTTTTTCACCAACTTTTTATTGGTGAAGGAGAGCTTGGAAAAAGATATTAAAGATGCCATATTTCAGTTTATTGATTTTAGCTTGAATTTTAATACACTATCCCACCTCAAAATGTGGGTGGGAAATGCGAGTTTGTTTATAAGGAAGGGTGTATATTGAACCTTTTTAATAGCTTGGATTAACCATTTTCACATGGATGTGGATGCTAAATAATTGCTGTTGGAGCCCATCACGCACAGTTTTGTAGTATCATTCATGACATGAGACAAACTGATTGGTGATACTATTTTTCCATTTAGTGATGGAGATGTGCGAGTCAATTGGATCACTATAACTAAAAACAATACAACCATTAAGAGCGGAGACGTCATTTCGGTCAGTGGTAAAGGAAGGCTAAAGGTGAGCCATCAATTGGGTTTTCAGAATGTTTCAACTTTTGATCAAATATCTTGCGTTCATCTCAGACTTTATGTTAAACAATATAATGATGCCAGGATT
This genomic window from Primulina huaijiensis isolate GDHJ02 chromosome 7, ASM1229523v2, whole genome shotgun sequence contains:
- the LOC140981034 gene encoding uncharacterized protein isoform X2 → MFALRISAMATNSSRAVLPFGFLHSININSKVSCLPTIPLSAPFISTAIRICHSAQAVKGNTHIFLGGVADKDTIEDVKRIVEMANRALSRQEVCHTDFLTPTVLKESMTVLDKFVDIKMVAQGGYPEAERCRLSIGHPDILPSDPDIVAALNVSGNFGFGSCSHGDFLGSILGTGIVRDKVGDIILQGEMGAHVLVVPELVDFLASSLNKVRNVSVTCVKMPLLAIEYEPPRTRSLKTVEASLRLDAVASAGFKISRSKMASLVRLEK
- the LOC140981034 gene encoding uncharacterized protein isoform X1; translated protein: MFALRISAMATNSSRAVLPFGFLHSININSKVSCLPTIPLSAPFISTAIRICHSAQAVKGNTHIFLGGVADKDTIEDVKRIVEMANRALSRQEVCHTDFLTPTVLKESMTVLDKFVDIKMVAQGGYPEAERCRLSIGHPDILPSDPDIVAALNVSGNFGFGSCSHGDFLGSILGTGIVRDKVGDIILQGEMGAHVLVVPELVDFLASSLNKVRNVSVTCVKMPLLAIEYEPPRTRSLKTVEASLRLDAVASAGFKISRSKMASLVSDGDVRVNWITITKNNTTIKSGDVISVSGKGRLKIGEINSTRKGKFAVELFRYL